A single bacterium DNA region contains:
- a CDS encoding DegT/DnrJ/EryC1/StrS family aminotransferase, whose protein sequence is MRVTLVDLQSQYHAIKHEVDDAVLSVLESGRYIHGENCSMLEEEIASLEGTHYGIGVASGTDALKLALGAMGIGEGDEVITTPFTFVATVEVLVQIHAKPVFVDIDPVTFNLDVNLIEAAITDKTKAILPVHLYGQCADMTEICEIAKKYGLKVLGDGAQAIGSEHNGQPMAKWGDAATLSFFPTKNLGAAGDAGMVLTDDPEIDHIVRSLRVHGMNGGGYIYRHIGYTSRLDEIQAAILRSKLRHLPEWTEQRRRNASIYMKALSGVDVVLPEVHDHNLHTYHQFTIRHPRRDNLKEFLKERGVDSAIYYPLCIHTQNAYEFLGYSENDFPEAERAAAEVISLPIHQHLSAEQIEFASELVCQFTQERVSI, encoded by the coding sequence ATGCGTGTAACTTTGGTGGATTTACAAAGCCAATATCATGCGATTAAGCATGAGGTTGATGACGCAGTATTATCTGTGTTAGAAAGTGGACGCTATATTCATGGCGAAAACTGTTCTATGCTCGAAGAAGAAATCGCCTCTTTGGAGGGTACGCATTACGGGATCGGTGTAGCTTCAGGTACGGATGCCCTAAAACTGGCGCTTGGAGCGATGGGGATTGGCGAGGGGGATGAAGTTATCACAACCCCATTCACTTTTGTCGCCACCGTCGAAGTGCTCGTTCAGATCCATGCCAAACCTGTGTTCGTTGACATAGACCCGGTTACTTTCAACCTCGATGTCAATCTCATTGAAGCTGCAATCACCGATAAAACCAAGGCTATTCTTCCCGTCCATCTCTATGGTCAATGCGCGGATATGACCGAGATTTGTGAAATCGCCAAGAAGTATGGCTTGAAAGTCTTAGGCGATGGCGCTCAAGCAATCGGCTCAGAGCATAATGGTCAACCGATGGCCAAATGGGGCGATGCCGCAACATTAAGTTTCTTCCCGACTAAAAATTTAGGCGCGGCGGGCGATGCGGGAATGGTATTGACGGATGACCCGGAAATCGATCATATCGTACGCAGCTTGAGAGTGCATGGTATGAACGGTGGCGGCTATATCTATCGCCACATTGGCTATACCAGCCGATTGGATGAGATTCAAGCGGCTATCCTTCGAAGCAAGCTTCGCCACCTGCCAGAATGGACTGAGCAGCGGAGACGTAATGCCAGCATCTATATGAAAGCTCTCAGCGGAGTTGACGTTGTGCTTCCTGAAGTCCACGACCATAACCTGCACACCTATCACCAATTTACTATCCGACACCCAAGGCGCGATAATTTAAAAGAATTCCTCAAGGAACGGGGAGTTGACAGCGCCATTTATTATCCGTTGTGCATCCATACCCAAAATGCCTATGAATTCCTGGGGTATTCTGAAAATGATTTCCCCGAGGCGGAAAGAGCGGCAGCAGAAGTCATTTCCTTGCCAATTCATCAACATCTGAGTGCAGAGCAGATAGAATTCGCTTCCGAGCTCGTATGCCAGTTCACTCAGGAACGAGTTTCAATTTAA
- a CDS encoding NDP-sugar synthase, producing MRAVIIAGGFGTRMRPLSLSRPKPLIPVANRPLLEYQVGILRKAGISEIVFATNYLAEQIVEHFGDGSRFGISMSYRVEPEPMDTAGAIRYAVDGMPPKRCIVFNGDTLHDFDLSAILDYHDSVQAEVTLTLYRVNRPHPFGVVPLNAKGQVEAFIEPTKEQKLAAERGDKAEGSDLINAGLYIIEPEIVERIPLRKCSIEREFYPGLLKSGGSVFGYECGGYWIDIGRPSQLLKATKALLTEELKLTSLISGECQDKRWIGIDAQIADSARIDPGCHIGVGCVIGENVVVTGQTTIGIGCRIGAGSILDGCILMERDTVGENCRLTRCVIDQNCRIEDYVKATEVVLGAEGIIGPWSSLGDSIL from the coding sequence ATGCGAGCAGTTATTATCGCCGGTGGCTTTGGAACGCGAATGCGGCCGCTCAGCTTGAGCCGGCCAAAGCCTCTAATACCCGTCGCTAATCGACCTCTCCTTGAGTACCAGGTAGGGATTTTACGTAAAGCCGGTATCTCGGAGATAGTGTTCGCCACCAATTATTTAGCAGAACAAATCGTAGAGCACTTTGGCGATGGCAGTCGATTTGGGATTAGCATGAGCTATCGTGTTGAGCCCGAACCCATGGATACCGCCGGCGCAATAAGATATGCGGTTGACGGAATGCCGCCGAAGCGTTGTATTGTATTTAACGGCGATACGCTGCACGATTTCGACCTGAGCGCCATATTGGACTATCACGACAGTGTGCAGGCGGAAGTGACATTGACGCTTTACCGAGTGAACCGACCCCATCCGTTTGGAGTGGTTCCCTTAAATGCTAAAGGGCAAGTTGAAGCGTTTATCGAACCAACCAAAGAGCAAAAATTAGCGGCCGAGCGCGGCGATAAGGCTGAAGGTTCGGACCTGATTAATGCAGGCTTATATATCATAGAGCCTGAAATCGTTGAGCGCATCCCTTTGCGTAAGTGTTCGATTGAGCGCGAATTCTACCCTGGTCTGCTCAAGTCAGGCGGCAGTGTTTTCGGATATGAATGCGGCGGCTATTGGATTGACATAGGCCGCCCGTCACAGTTATTAAAAGCAACAAAAGCTTTGCTCACGGAAGAGCTTAAGTTAACCTCGCTTATAAGCGGTGAGTGTCAGGATAAGCGATGGATCGGAATCGATGCTCAGATTGCAGATAGCGCTCGCATCGATCCGGGATGCCATATCGGGGTTGGTTGTGTTATCGGTGAGAACGTCGTAGTAACCGGCCAAACAACGATTGGAATAGGCTGCCGAATCGGCGCCGGATCGATCTTAGACGGATGCATTCTTATGGAACGCGACACAGTAGGAGAAAATTGCCGTCTAACAAGATGTGTAATCGATCAAAATTGCAGAATAGAAGATTATGTAAAGGCGACGGAAGTCGTACTTGGAGCTGAAGGAATTATCGGGCCATGGAGTAGTCTGGGCGATTCGATTCTATAA